The following are encoded in a window of Anopheles stephensi strain Indian chromosome X, UCI_ANSTEP_V1.0, whole genome shotgun sequence genomic DNA:
- the LOC118509744 gene encoding delta-sarcoglycan — MSRYSRDDPRSIFFSGSSTPLRSYAGSDLFKRSSTAPETPSQSASPTPSTSSTSPTSANPSTSATEPTKPEPVVRIIPILYPAQPARLIGGTSSYGNAARQNPTDGLPGADNTPVKSPEVTGPTPTPSSLPPTTTTGILKSPLGTPSAGGSGTPSRVSFSTRPATTKPAMAGPSGTNPSNVPATGTSNGVHGRTLPLAKASRSIDPPLPPPVVGGGGEPTPGLQHHSEPGPVGSGGSACRMQLALYGWRKKCLYALIFILMVMIIVNLALTLWIMKVMEFSSNGMGQLKIVPGGIQLTGQALVLNTLRASSIRSKHGQPISVESSRNLSVNTRNAYGAVENQLFLGHDRLEVLANHFRITDTHGTNLFAVDRDEVIVGAGSLRVEGEGGVAFRDSIQTPLVRADAGKDLKLESPTRSLEARATQEIFIQSRAGGIETTCLNDLKLHSVAGSIRLDSSAIYMPNLKTVQTVGGASGGAGSSSLLSSAARADTAGKIYQLCACSSGKLFLAAPNSVCTADDSAICR; from the exons ATGTCGCGATATTCAAG GGACGACCCACGTTCAATTTTCTTCAGCGGCAGCTCGACGCCTCTTCGCAGTTACGCCGGGTCGGATCTGTTCAAGCGTTCCTCAACCGCTCCGGAAACTCCGAGCCAATCAGCCAGCCCTACGCCTTCTACGTCCTCGACCAGCCCTACCAGTGCCAACCCTTCCACTTCCGCTACCGAACCCACCAAACCCGAACCCGTCGTCCGTATCATCCCGATCCTGTACCCTGCCCAACCGGCCCGGCTTATTGGTGGCACGAGCAGTTACGGGAACGCTGCCCGACAGAACCCTACCGATGGATTGCCGGGCGCGGATAACACACCAGTGAAAAGTCCTGAGGTGACGGGCCCTACACCGACACCATCTTCGTTGCCACCGACGACCACCACCGGCATTCTTAAGTCACCGCTCGGTACACCGTCCGCCGGTGGTTCCGGGACGCCATCGCGCGTTTCCTTCTCGACCCGTCCGGCCACCACCAAACCGGCAATGGCCGGCCCGAGCGGCACTAACCCGTCCAACGTTCCCGCCACCGGCACCAGCAACGGTGTCCACGGTCGAACACTTCCACTAGCGAAGGCATCACGGTCGATCGATCCTCCACTGCCACCGCCagtcgttggtggtggtggtgagccgACACCCGGTCTGCAACATCATTCCGAACCCGGACCGGTGGGTTCCGGTGGGTCGGCCTGTCGCATGCAGCTAGCACTGTACGGTTGGCGCAAGAAGTGTCTGTACGCGCTCATCTTCATCCTGATGGTCATGATCATCGTGAACCTAGCTTTGACGCTGTGGATCATGAAGGTGATGGAGTTTTCCTCG AATGGTATGGGCCAGCTGAAGATAGTGCCGGGCGGCATCCAACTCACCGGACAGGCGCTAGTCCTCAACACACTGCGTGCATCGTCAATTCGTTCGAAACACGGACAACCGATCTCCGTCG AATCATCACGCAACCTAAGTGTAAACACCCGGAACGCGTATGGTGCGGTCGAGAATCAGCTCTTCCTTGGACACGATCGGCTAGAGGTACTGGCGAATCACTTTCGCATTACGGACACACACGGCACGAACCTGTTTGCGGTCGACCGGGACGAAGTGATCGTTGGAGCTGGTTCGTTGCGAGTGGAAGGCGAAGGTGGTGTCGCGTTCCGTGACTCAATCCAAACGCCACTCGTTCGGGCGGATGCCGGTAAGGATTTGAA GTTAGAGTCACCGACCCGATCACTGGAGGCGAGAGCAACGCAAGAGATATTCATCCAGTCGCGGGCGGGCGGTATTGAGACGACCTGTCTGAACGATTTGAAGCTACATTCGGTCGCTGGCAGT ATCCGTCTCGATTCGAGCGCCATCTACATGCCTAATCTGAAAACGGTGCAAACGGTAGGAGGCGctagtggtggtgctggtagcAGCAGCCTACTATCGTCGGCGGCCCGTGCTGATACGGCGGGCAAGATCTATCAGCTGTGCGCGTGCTCTAGCGGTAAGCTGTTCCTGGCGGCGCCCAACAGCGTCTGCACTGCCGACGATAGTGCCATCTGCAGGTAA